A single genomic interval of Bradyrhizobium sp. sBnM-33 harbors:
- a CDS encoding MBL fold metallo-hydrolase, producing the protein MQLQFVGCGDALGSGGRYNTCFHVTGSRVNFLIDCGASSLPALKRLGIAREAIDLILITHFHGDHFGGLPFLLLDAQFTRRSRPLVIAGPQGIDAKLANLMEALFEHSSKTKQRFDLSVVALEPEQSCTFGEVKVTPYPVVHGESGGPFLAYRVEAEGHVIAYSADTEWTETLIPAGRDADLFVAEAYYFDKIVKNHLSLKTLAARLPDINPKRLVLTHMSDDMLGRLGELPYTAAHDDMVVEL; encoded by the coding sequence ATGCAATTGCAATTTGTCGGTTGCGGTGACGCGCTCGGCTCCGGCGGCAGGTACAATACCTGCTTTCACGTCACGGGTAGCAGGGTCAATTTCCTGATCGATTGCGGCGCGTCGTCGCTGCCGGCGCTGAAGCGCCTCGGCATCGCGCGCGAGGCGATCGATCTGATCCTGATCACGCATTTCCACGGCGATCATTTTGGCGGCCTGCCGTTCTTGCTGCTGGATGCACAATTTACGCGCCGCTCCCGCCCGCTCGTCATTGCCGGACCGCAAGGCATCGACGCGAAACTTGCCAACCTGATGGAAGCGCTATTCGAGCATTCCTCCAAGACAAAACAGCGTTTTGATCTCTCGGTCGTCGCGCTTGAACCGGAGCAAAGCTGCACGTTCGGCGAGGTGAAGGTCACGCCCTATCCGGTGGTTCACGGCGAATCCGGTGGGCCGTTCCTGGCTTATCGCGTCGAGGCGGAGGGCCACGTCATTGCCTATAGCGCCGACACCGAGTGGACGGAGACGCTGATCCCGGCGGGGCGCGACGCCGATCTGTTCGTCGCCGAGGCATATTACTTTGATAAAATCGTCAAGAACCATCTCAGCCTGAAAACGCTCGCAGCGCGTCTGCCCGATATCAACCCGAAACGGCTGGTGCTAACGCATATGAGCGACGATATGCTCGGGCGGCTGGGCGAACTGCCCTATACCGCCGCCCATGACGACATGGTCGTCGAGCTCTAG
- a CDS encoding quinone-dependent dihydroorotate dehydrogenase, which produces MIRAFDAFSLPLLRWFDPEDAHRMAIQGLRLLPSVKPRADDHKLAVRAFGLNFPNPIGMAAGFDKSAEVPDALLRLGFGFVEIGTVTPKPQGGNPRPRLFRLERDEAVINRMGFNNDGAEAALRRLAARAHHGGIIGVNVGANKDSPDRVADYVKLIETFAPVASYFTVNVSSPNTPGLRNLQQAAALDELLAKVIDARERVRKNAGDSPVLLKIAPDLSLAELDDVVHIARSRRVDGMIVANTTLARPSSLREQARAKEQGGLSGRPLFRLSTRMVAETYVRTEGAFPLIGVGGIDSGGAALTKIRAGASLIQIYSSLVYKGLGLVDDIKNDLASTLLRTGRDSLSEIVGADAATITAEDWPVR; this is translated from the coding sequence GTGATCCGCGCGTTCGACGCCTTTTCGCTGCCGCTGTTGCGCTGGTTTGATCCGGAGGATGCGCACCGCATGGCGATCCAGGGCCTGCGGCTGCTGCCGTCGGTCAAGCCGCGCGCCGACGACCACAAACTGGCGGTGCGCGCCTTTGGCCTGAATTTTCCCAATCCGATCGGCATGGCCGCGGGCTTCGACAAGAGCGCGGAAGTGCCCGACGCGCTGTTGCGGCTCGGTTTCGGCTTTGTCGAGATCGGCACGGTGACGCCGAAACCGCAGGGCGGCAATCCGCGGCCGCGGCTGTTTCGGCTCGAGCGGGATGAAGCCGTGATCAACCGCATGGGCTTCAACAATGACGGCGCCGAAGCCGCATTGCGCCGGCTTGCGGCGCGCGCCCACCATGGCGGCATTATCGGCGTCAATGTCGGGGCGAACAAGGATTCGCCCGATCGCGTCGCGGATTATGTCAAGCTGATCGAGACGTTTGCGCCGGTTGCGAGCTATTTCACCGTCAATGTCTCCTCGCCGAATACGCCGGGCCTGCGCAATTTGCAGCAAGCGGCAGCGCTCGACGAATTGCTCGCCAAGGTGATCGACGCGCGCGAACGGGTGCGGAAGAATGCCGGGGATTCACCGGTGTTGCTGAAGATCGCGCCCGATCTCAGCCTCGCCGAACTCGACGACGTCGTGCACATCGCGCGCTCGCGCCGTGTCGACGGCATGATCGTCGCCAACACCACGCTGGCGCGCCCTTCATCGCTGCGCGAGCAGGCCCGCGCGAAAGAGCAGGGCGGCTTGTCCGGACGGCCGCTGTTTCGACTATCGACCCGCATGGTGGCGGAGACTTATGTCCGCACCGAGGGCGCGTTTCCGTTGATCGGCGTCGGCGGCATCGATTCCGGCGGCGCCGCACTGACGAAAATCCGCGCCGGCGCCAGCCTGATTCAGATCTATTCGTCGCTGGTCTACAAGGGGCTTGGTCTCGTCGACGACATCAAAAATGATCTCGCCTCGACCTTGCTGCGCACGGGGCGCGACTCGCTGTCCGAAATCGTCGGCGCGGATGCTGCGACGATCACGGCAGAGGACTGGCCGGTGAGGTGA
- a CDS encoding DUF952 domain-containing protein, protein MPTIYKITPASAWREAERQGVYRGSSDDLRDGFIHFSTASQVAETERKHYFGQRGLFLVAVDADALGDALRWERSRNDELFPHLYGELDLGAVTAILDMRARSDGTHEIPELLP, encoded by the coding sequence GTGCCAACGATCTATAAAATCACTCCCGCCTCGGCCTGGCGCGAGGCCGAACGGCAGGGAGTCTACCGGGGTAGCAGCGACGATCTGCGCGACGGCTTCATTCATTTCTCGACCGCCTCCCAGGTCGCCGAGACCGAGCGCAAGCACTATTTCGGCCAGAGAGGGCTGTTTCTGGTCGCGGTCGATGCCGACGCGCTGGGCGATGCGCTGCGCTGGGAGCGTTCGCGCAACGACGAACTGTTCCCGCATCTCTACGGCGAACTCGATCTCGGCGCGGTGACGGCCATCCTCGATATGCGCGCGCGCTCCGATGGCACGCACGAGATTCCGGAGCTTCTCCCGTGA